A window of the Nocardia sp. NBC_01329 genome harbors these coding sequences:
- a CDS encoding PadR family transcriptional regulator translates to MNETRLFVLAALARRGPMHGHQLRRDARLDRADLWSRVKPGSLYGALHRMESEGLVRPVRTEQQGALPARTIYQITDEGLRELRALRDEAFTEVDVRPDPVDLALAVGDDLDTELLRGYLEDRIAALRALGSRIEHQLDRRWPDQRTADDLIAEHARMRIRTEIDWHEKVLADIDKLSEQ, encoded by the coding sequence GTGAACGAAACCCGGTTGTTCGTACTGGCCGCACTGGCCCGGCGCGGCCCGATGCACGGCCACCAACTGCGCCGCGACGCCCGGCTCGACCGCGCCGACCTGTGGTCGCGGGTCAAACCCGGATCTCTGTACGGCGCACTGCACCGCATGGAGAGCGAGGGGTTGGTCCGGCCGGTGCGCACCGAACAGCAGGGCGCGCTGCCGGCGCGCACCATCTACCAGATCACCGACGAGGGCCTGCGGGAACTACGAGCTCTGCGCGACGAAGCCTTCACCGAGGTCGACGTCCGACCCGACCCGGTCGATCTCGCGCTGGCCGTCGGTGACGACCTCGATACCGAACTGCTGCGGGGCTACCTCGAGGACCGGATCGCCGCGCTCCGCGCGCTCGGTTCGCGGATCGAACATCAGCTCGACCGCCGCTGGCCCGACCAGCGCACCGCCGACGACCTCATCGCCGAGCACGCCCGGATGCGGATCCGGACCGAGATCGACTGGCACGAAAAGGTACTGGCCGATATCGACAAGCTGTCCGAACAATGA
- a CDS encoding IS3 family transposase (programmed frameshift), whose product MAQQRKKYSPEYKDEAVKIVLESDGRSIAAVARDLGINSGTLTNWVAAYRKKHPDEEEPLAISERARLRELERENRELRMKAEFLGKSGGLLREPAAVKYEFIAELDAEKAYSVAFMCRNLSVSRSGYYEWCTRPASENEKWREELKLMITAIFDDSHGTYGHRRVHAVLISSGHQVDDDTVRKLMRELDLVPCQPKPWRPVTTDADIDHRIPDLVARDFTATAPGEKFVSDITYIRTKQGWLYLAAVLDCYTKMVAGWSMSDHYRTPLIADALDMTATRIDIRPRAIFHSDRGSNYTSYDFGKKLRQMNMRQYVGRTGVCWDNSMAESFFGTLKNEWLHRITFETRDQARRAVVEYIETFYNRKRLHSGLGYKAPLQVHADYLNRQTAA is encoded by the exons GTGGCTCAGCAGCGGAAAAAGTACTCACCAGAGTACAAGGACGAGGCCGTGAAAATAGTCCTGGAAAGTGACGGTCGTTCGATCGCGGCGGTCGCACGGGATCTGGGAATCAATTCCGGGACGCTCACCAATTGGGTGGCGGCCTACCGGAAGAAGCACCCGGACGAGGAAGAACCGCTCGCGATTTCGGAGCGAGCGCGGCTGCGTGAGTTGGAGCGGGAGAACCGTGAGCTCCGGATGAAGGCCGAGTTCCTGG GAAAAAGCGGCGGCCTTCTTCGCGAGCCGGCAGCAGTGAAATACGAATTCATCGCAGAACTGGACGCGGAGAAGGCCTACTCTGTTGCCTTCATGTGCAGGAACCTGAGTGTGTCCAGATCGGGCTATTACGAATGGTGTACCCGACCGGCCTCGGAGAACGAGAAATGGCGTGAAGAACTGAAACTGATGATCACCGCGATCTTCGACGACTCCCACGGCACCTACGGGCATCGGCGAGTCCACGCGGTGCTGATCTCCTCGGGCCACCAGGTCGACGATGACACCGTCCGCAAGCTGATGCGGGAGCTGGATCTGGTGCCGTGCCAGCCGAAACCATGGCGGCCGGTCACCACCGACGCTGATATCGACCACCGGATCCCCGACCTCGTGGCCCGTGATTTCACCGCCACGGCGCCGGGTGAGAAGTTCGTCTCCGATATCACCTATATCCGGACGAAACAGGGATGGCTGTATTTGGCGGCCGTGCTCGACTGCTACACGAAAATGGTGGCCGGCTGGTCGATGTCCGACCATTACCGCACTCCGTTGATCGCCGACGCACTCGATATGACCGCTACCCGAATCGATATTCGACCGCGGGCGATATTCCACAGCGACCGCGGCTCGAATTACACCAGCTACGATTTCGGAAAGAAACTGCGACAGATGAACATGCGGCAATATGTCGGCCGCACGGGAGTATGCTGGGACAACAGCATGGCCGAATCGTTCTTCGGCACCCTGAAGAACGAATGGCTACATCGAATTACATTCGAAACACGGGATCAGGCACGGCGCGCAGTTGTGGAATACATCGAGACCTTCTACAATCGCAAACGTCTTCACTCGGGACTCGGCTACAAGGCGCCACTGCAGGTGCACGCCGATTACCTGAATCGGCAGACGGCAGCATGA
- a CDS encoding NAD(P)H-binding protein encodes MIIITGATGTIGGEIVRLLSDRGERVRAINRRPDAARFPTAVEVVRGDYADLPGMQRALVGAVAVFIVGVLGPEYAEADRALVRAARDAGARRIVKLSAIGTGDPALGRVGTWHLPGEEAVRAAGVDWTILRPSSFASNTLSWAPALHSGLPVSNLTGSGAQGVVDPRDVSAVAAEALSSSAHSGRVYTLTGPELLTTHDQAAALAAVLGRPVEVVDIAEAAARDHMLAAGATQEFVDGALAGQAFARAGGNAVLTDDVAAVLGRDPRAYADWVGDHVSAFDRPPVSSNWRAY; translated from the coding sequence ATGATCATCATCACCGGTGCCACGGGCACCATCGGCGGCGAGATCGTCCGTCTCCTGTCGGATCGCGGCGAGCGCGTTCGCGCAATAAACCGGAGACCGGACGCGGCCCGGTTCCCCACCGCGGTGGAAGTCGTGCGCGGAGACTACGCTGATCTCCCCGGAATGCAACGCGCGCTGGTCGGTGCGGTGGCGGTATTCATCGTCGGCGTACTCGGCCCGGAGTACGCCGAAGCCGACCGCGCACTCGTCCGAGCCGCGCGCGACGCCGGCGCCCGCCGGATCGTGAAACTGTCGGCTATCGGCACCGGCGACCCCGCCCTCGGCCGGGTCGGTACCTGGCATCTGCCCGGAGAGGAAGCGGTTCGTGCCGCCGGCGTCGACTGGACCATATTGCGTCCCAGCTCCTTCGCGTCGAACACGCTCAGCTGGGCGCCGGCCCTCCACAGCGGTCTACCCGTCTCGAACCTGACCGGCTCGGGTGCGCAGGGTGTGGTCGACCCGCGTGATGTCTCCGCGGTCGCGGCGGAGGCATTGTCGTCTTCCGCGCATTCCGGTCGCGTCTATACGCTCACCGGCCCCGAACTGCTCACCACTCACGACCAGGCTGCTGCCTTGGCGGCCGTGCTCGGGCGTCCCGTCGAAGTGGTCGATATCGCCGAGGCCGCCGCCCGCGACCATATGCTCGCCGCGGGAGCCACGCAGGAATTCGTGGACGGTGCGCTGGCGGGTCAGGCCTTCGCGCGCGCGGGCGGCAATGCTGTGCTGACCGACGATGTCGCGGCGGTTCTCGGTCGTGACCCGCGTGCCTATGCGGATTGGGTCGGCGATCATGTTTCGGCGTTCGACCGGCCGCCGGTATCGAGCAACTGGCGGGCGTACTGA
- a CDS encoding IS630 family transposase, translating to MARKPEVFVREVSPEEGRRLQKITKTSKQPIRTRRAIVVMASAQHQPVPAIARLMQVSEAYVRQVIHDFNERGFEALDPKWSGGRPPKTDRATRERIACIARCCPRDLGYPFSTWSLSKLRDMLATSKIADISRETLRTILREQGVSWQATKTWKAGTDPDFTTKMNRILDLYDHPPADGRVICVDEFGPLNLQPRPGRGWFPARKPRRLRATYHRDHGVRHLLGALDLATGRIHYRIRDRKRWIEFLAFLKTLRARWPGEKLYVIADNFSPHKRAEVRDWAAANNVELVFLPTYSSWLNWIESEFAALRYFALNGTDHRSHNEQDAAIGAYIRWHNQHARPKRDFAVNSTIRRPDYLSNVA from the coding sequence ATGGCCCGGAAACCAGAAGTATTCGTGCGGGAGGTGTCTCCGGAAGAGGGACGCCGACTGCAGAAGATCACCAAAACCAGCAAACAGCCGATCAGGACCCGACGCGCGATCGTGGTGATGGCCTCAGCGCAACATCAACCCGTTCCGGCGATAGCGAGGCTGATGCAGGTCTCGGAAGCCTATGTGCGGCAAGTGATCCACGACTTCAACGAACGGGGGTTCGAAGCATTGGACCCAAAATGGAGCGGGGGCAGACCGCCGAAGACCGATCGGGCGACGCGTGAACGTATCGCCTGCATCGCCCGGTGCTGCCCCCGCGACCTCGGCTATCCGTTCTCGACGTGGAGCCTGTCGAAACTCCGAGACATGCTGGCCACCAGCAAAATCGCTGATATCAGCCGCGAAACCTTACGCACGATCCTGCGCGAGCAGGGCGTGTCCTGGCAGGCCACCAAGACCTGGAAAGCAGGCACCGACCCCGACTTCACCACCAAGATGAACCGCATCCTGGACCTCTACGACCACCCACCCGCCGACGGGCGAGTGATCTGTGTCGACGAGTTCGGGCCGTTGAACCTGCAACCCCGCCCCGGGCGCGGCTGGTTCCCGGCCCGCAAGCCGCGCCGGCTGCGGGCGACCTACCACCGCGACCACGGAGTGCGGCATCTACTCGGGGCGTTGGACCTGGCCACCGGCCGTATTCACTACCGGATCCGGGACCGCAAACGATGGATCGAGTTTCTGGCCTTCCTGAAAACACTGCGGGCCCGCTGGCCCGGCGAGAAGCTGTACGTCATCGCCGACAACTTCTCCCCGCACAAACGGGCCGAAGTTCGGGACTGGGCCGCGGCCAACAACGTGGAGTTGGTGTTCCTGCCGACCTATTCGTCCTGGCTGAACTGGATCGAATCGGAATTCGCCGCGTTGCGGTACTTCGCCCTCAACGGCACCGACCACCGCAGCCACAACGAACAAGACGCCGCGATCGGCGCCTACATCCGCTGGCACAACCAGCACGCCCGACCCAAACGAGACTTCGCCGTCAACTCCACAATCCGGCGCCCCGATTACCTATCCAACGTTGCTTGA
- a CDS encoding class I SAM-dependent methyltransferase, whose translation MTTPGDFEFESVYRGDGPFGPDVAPPWSIGEPQPELAALIDQGRFHGEVLDAGCGEGAISLYLAEHGFTTVGLDLAPTAIESARAEADRRGLDNATFEVADITAFTGYDGRFGTVVDSTLFHSIPVASREGYLASIARAAAPGAAYFALVFDRAGFPAMPVSGPAPVTADELREAVSKYWVIDEIAPARIHANLPDSADSPAGESLLRFEDLRDEPSGRKSVPAWLLSAHLG comes from the coding sequence ATGACCACACCGGGTGATTTCGAATTCGAATCCGTCTATCGCGGCGACGGCCCGTTCGGGCCGGATGTAGCGCCGCCGTGGAGTATCGGGGAACCACAGCCGGAACTCGCCGCATTGATCGACCAGGGCCGGTTCCACGGGGAGGTGCTCGACGCCGGATGTGGTGAAGGCGCGATTTCGCTGTATCTGGCAGAACACGGTTTCACTACGGTGGGCCTCGACCTCGCGCCGACCGCGATCGAATCGGCGCGGGCCGAGGCCGACCGGCGCGGCCTGGACAACGCCACCTTCGAGGTCGCCGATATCACCGCGTTCACCGGCTACGACGGCCGGTTCGGCACCGTGGTGGACAGCACGCTGTTCCATTCGATTCCGGTGGCGTCGCGCGAGGGATATCTCGCATCGATCGCTCGCGCGGCCGCTCCGGGCGCGGCGTATTTCGCGTTGGTGTTCGACCGGGCGGGATTCCCGGCGATGCCCGTATCGGGGCCGGCTCCGGTCACCGCGGACGAACTGCGCGAGGCGGTATCGAAATACTGGGTGATCGACGAGATCGCCCCGGCCCGGATCCACGCGAACCTGCCGGACAGCGCCGATTCGCCGGCCGGTGAGTCGTTGCTGCGGTTCGAGGACCTGCGCGACGAACCCAGCGGTCGCAAATCGGTTCCGGCCTGGCTGTTGTCGGCGCATCTGGGCTGA
- a CDS encoding peptide deformylase: MTVRQILIAGDPRLTTAATPVTVFDDDLAALVDDLFDTNTAAPGAGLAANQIGDPRAVFVYDLIDTGIRYRGHIVNPVLRTSELPETMPDPDDDLEGCLSVPGEWFPAGRAHRAEVTGLDMTGRPVTVEATGYLARCLQHETDHLAGLLYLDRLIGRNRRAARKMIRDRCWTVPGNSWLPADQGPTVTGR; this comes from the coding sequence ATGACTGTGCGACAGATCCTCATTGCCGGTGATCCGCGGCTCACGACCGCCGCGACACCGGTGACAGTTTTCGACGATGACCTCGCCGCCCTGGTCGACGATCTCTTCGATACCAATACCGCCGCCCCCGGTGCGGGGCTCGCGGCGAACCAGATCGGCGATCCGCGCGCGGTTTTCGTCTACGACCTCATCGATACCGGAATCCGATATCGCGGCCATATCGTCAATCCGGTGCTGCGCACCTCCGAACTTCCGGAGACGATGCCGGACCCCGACGACGACCTCGAAGGGTGCCTCTCCGTTCCCGGGGAATGGTTTCCGGCGGGCCGTGCGCACCGGGCCGAGGTGACGGGCCTGGATATGACGGGGCGGCCCGTCACGGTCGAGGCCACCGGATATCTGGCCCGCTGTCTGCAGCACGAGACCGACCATCTCGCCGGGTTGCTCTATCTCGACCGGTTGATCGGCCGGAACCGGCGGGCGGCCCGGAAGATGATCAGGGACCGGTGCTGGACCGTTCCCGGCAACAGTTGGCTCCCAGCAGATCAGGGTCCCACCGTCACCGGCCGGTGA
- a CDS encoding cytochrome P450 — translation MELSPHRPTLCPALDAYQPFDPAHLADPYPLWESAQREAPVFYVESAGFWAVTGYREVLQVTHDTDTFTSRDSLNFKPVPAQLRSRLPLGFPQGYPSLINTDPPDHSRLRRAANQAFTPGKVNLRVPEITQIADDLIDTFIARGRVDIVAHFAVPLPVRVISRIIGVEPHAYADFQRWSDDAFLMSNPVLPDADLLRCATSMAELAEYLQARVAERREEPGDDLLSDLLSKEGETLAVEQIISIAAQTLIGGNVTTTDLIGNALLVLLSDPARWDSVVAAPDTIPQVIEEVLRVKSAVRGLFRTTTRATELGGVQIPARATVWVVFAAANHDLSVFPRPGVFDPDRANLNSHLSFGRGAHFCIGAPLARAEAKIALERLAARLPGLALVEQQQLTYPASPISQGVDRLELTWN, via the coding sequence ATGGAACTCTCGCCCCATCGGCCGACGCTCTGTCCCGCGCTCGATGCCTATCAACCCTTCGATCCCGCGCACTTGGCCGACCCCTACCCCCTGTGGGAATCGGCCCAGCGCGAAGCGCCGGTGTTCTATGTCGAGAGCGCCGGATTCTGGGCGGTCACCGGCTACCGCGAGGTACTCCAAGTCACCCACGACACCGACACCTTCACCTCGCGGGACTCGCTGAATTTCAAACCCGTACCGGCACAATTGCGTTCGCGGCTCCCGCTCGGCTTCCCCCAGGGTTACCCGAGCCTGATCAACACCGACCCGCCCGATCACTCGCGACTGCGGCGCGCGGCGAACCAGGCATTCACGCCCGGCAAGGTCAACCTGCGGGTACCCGAAATCACCCAGATCGCCGATGACCTCATCGATACGTTCATAGCGCGGGGCCGGGTCGATATCGTGGCGCATTTCGCCGTTCCTCTTCCGGTACGGGTGATCTCGCGCATCATCGGCGTCGAACCGCACGCCTACGCCGATTTCCAGCGATGGTCCGACGACGCATTTCTGATGTCGAATCCCGTGCTGCCGGATGCGGATCTCCTCCGATGCGCCACCAGTATGGCCGAGCTGGCGGAATACCTCCAGGCGCGCGTTGCCGAGCGCCGTGAAGAACCTGGTGACGACCTTCTCAGCGACCTGTTGTCGAAGGAGGGCGAGACGCTCGCGGTCGAGCAGATCATCAGCATTGCCGCGCAGACCTTGATCGGCGGCAACGTCACCACGACCGATCTCATCGGCAACGCCCTGCTTGTGCTGCTCAGCGATCCGGCACGCTGGGACTCTGTCGTGGCCGCGCCCGACACCATTCCGCAGGTCATCGAGGAGGTTCTGCGAGTGAAGTCGGCGGTGCGCGGGCTGTTCCGCACCACGACCCGCGCAACGGAACTCGGCGGAGTCCAGATCCCGGCACGTGCCACCGTTTGGGTCGTGTTCGCGGCGGCCAATCACGATCTGTCCGTCTTTCCGCGGCCAGGAGTCTTCGATCCGGATCGCGCAAACCTCAACTCGCACCTTTCATTCGGCCGCGGCGCACACTTCTGCATCGGTGCGCCATTGGCTCGGGCCGAAGCGAAGATCGCGCTCGAGCGACTCGCCGCACGGCTCCCGGGCCTCGCGTTGGTCGAACAACAGCAGCTGACCTACCCGGCCTCCCCTATCAGTCAAGGTGTGGACCGCCTCGAACTGACCTGGAACTGA
- a CDS encoding helix-turn-helix domain-containing protein has protein sequence MTIAQGQAPVITDLTESATPAPESLRPWFTELGHIPTVRDTSIPFAHIPQAAAMIVLRTEDCGPRDALVLGPRTRASYAEADKPMGCLRLRLAPGAVGPLLGVSAGELTDRIVRLADLPGPAAQFAGELVELRRDELFPYLEQRLPQRIRESSAQISHRKLLRTAVEYVSGRAVPATVPALAGTLAVSERQLRNLFSSGIGVSPKHYNRIDRIRRVLTRLGTSPWSHLAVGAGYYDQSHLTAEFRSFMGVAPGSFLGGTRLPIQPCRPAIYVRTISSSGR, from the coding sequence GTGACCATTGCGCAGGGCCAGGCGCCCGTGATAACCGACCTCACCGAGAGCGCGACGCCCGCACCGGAATCCCTGCGCCCCTGGTTCACCGAGCTCGGGCACATACCAACGGTGCGCGATACATCCATACCGTTCGCCCATATCCCCCAGGCCGCCGCCATGATCGTCCTGCGTACCGAGGACTGCGGCCCACGTGATGCTCTCGTACTCGGGCCGAGAACGAGGGCGTCCTATGCCGAAGCGGACAAACCCATGGGCTGTCTCCGGTTGCGGCTCGCTCCGGGCGCCGTCGGACCACTGCTGGGGGTGTCCGCCGGTGAGCTGACCGACCGGATCGTCCGCCTTGCCGACCTGCCCGGTCCGGCGGCGCAATTCGCCGGCGAACTCGTCGAATTGCGGCGCGACGAGCTCTTCCCCTATCTGGAACAGCGGCTACCGCAACGGATCCGGGAGAGCTCGGCCCAGATATCGCATCGAAAACTGCTGCGCACCGCCGTCGAATACGTATCGGGCCGTGCCGTGCCGGCCACTGTCCCGGCGCTGGCCGGCACCCTGGCGGTGAGCGAACGCCAGCTCCGCAATCTCTTCAGTTCCGGTATCGGCGTATCTCCCAAGCACTACAACCGGATAGACCGGATCCGGCGAGTGCTGACCCGTCTCGGAACATCACCGTGGTCGCATCTGGCAGTCGGCGCCGGCTATTACGACCAATCCCATCTGACCGCCGAGTTCCGTTCTTTCATGGGTGTCGCCCCCGGCTCTTTCCTCGGCGGTACCCGGCTGCCGATTCAACCCTGCCGCCCCGCGATATACGTTCGAACCATCAGCTCGTCGGGTCGATGA
- a CDS encoding oxygenase MpaB family protein → MDRLSRRDALKAGGAAGAAGALVMAGATSVARAQPWSWSPQGSVAGSGAGVDPLGVWDPEADELVAALLDRGEVPAINGLLRTWTRNGQPLPAGLPSDLRDFMEYARQLPQWTDQGKLATAVDFNKKRGLYLGVLYGLASGMMSTVIPKEARAVYYSKGGHDLKDRISKTAKLGYDIGSGNAYGPDGQMVVTCVKTRLVHAAVRHLLPQSPHWVHSADEDIPISQNDIMVTWHSLPTTVMRHLTAWKVPIPAHESDAFLHSWQVAAHMLGVRDEYIPNSWDQAESQAAQVLDPIIAPTPEGAKLADRLLRLGTNLDLAILSKGVLGAFTRFLLGDEIADGLAIAREPIWDPLLRFSWGPFIAVREGVLTIAPPTQEAYWLFDEFLRQFALWYLAELRMPISIELPTMNRDMSLPPR, encoded by the coding sequence ATGGACCGACTCAGCAGGCGCGATGCGTTGAAAGCCGGCGGGGCGGCGGGAGCCGCCGGCGCGCTGGTGATGGCAGGGGCGACCTCGGTGGCGCGGGCGCAACCCTGGTCCTGGTCGCCACAGGGTTCGGTGGCGGGTAGCGGAGCCGGCGTCGATCCGCTGGGCGTATGGGATCCGGAGGCCGACGAACTGGTCGCCGCACTGCTCGACCGCGGCGAAGTGCCCGCGATCAACGGGCTGCTGCGGACCTGGACCCGCAACGGTCAGCCGTTGCCGGCCGGACTCCCCTCCGATCTGCGGGATTTCATGGAATATGCCCGGCAGCTGCCCCAGTGGACCGATCAGGGCAAACTGGCCACCGCCGTCGATTTCAACAAGAAACGCGGTCTCTATCTCGGTGTGCTGTACGGCCTCGCCAGCGGCATGATGAGCACGGTCATCCCCAAAGAGGCTCGGGCGGTGTACTACTCCAAGGGCGGCCATGATCTGAAGGATCGCATCTCCAAAACTGCGAAACTCGGCTACGACATCGGCAGCGGCAATGCCTACGGCCCGGACGGGCAGATGGTCGTAACCTGCGTCAAGACGCGCCTGGTACATGCTGCGGTGCGGCATCTGCTGCCCCAGTCGCCGCACTGGGTCCACTCGGCCGACGAGGACATCCCGATCAGCCAGAACGACATCATGGTCACCTGGCACAGTCTGCCCACCACCGTGATGCGCCATCTCACAGCATGGAAGGTGCCGATCCCGGCCCACGAATCGGATGCTTTCCTGCACTCCTGGCAGGTCGCCGCCCATATGCTCGGCGTGCGCGACGAGTACATTCCGAATTCGTGGGATCAGGCCGAGTCCCAGGCCGCCCAGGTACTGGATCCGATCATCGCGCCGACACCCGAGGGTGCGAAACTGGCCGACCGGCTGCTGCGGCTGGGAACCAACCTCGACCTGGCGATCCTGAGCAAGGGAGTCCTCGGTGCCTTCACACGATTCCTGCTCGGCGACGAGATCGCCGACGGATTGGCCATCGCCCGCGAGCCGATCTGGGATCCGCTGCTGCGCTTCAGCTGGGGCCCGTTCATCGCGGTCCGGGAAGGCGTGCTGACCATCGCGCCGCCGACCCAGGAGGCGTACTGGCTCTTCGACGAGTTCCTGCGCCAGTTCGCACTCTGGTATCTGGCCGAACTCCGGATGCCCATCAGTATCGAGCTTCCGACGATGAACCGGGATATGAGCCTGCCACCGCGCTGA
- a CDS encoding nuclear transport factor 2 family protein, with amino-acid sequence MTTTQIKTPYDSPEQEIRTLAENWIAAIVSNDATRIREFMSEDWVHVSDYGFVSAAHFLKAVGSGVLRHSAMSRIGDPRIQVYGDLAVYTARVTNTEFYHDERTDRDEWATDVYSRRGDSWICVLTQVTNSGLNP; translated from the coding sequence ATGACTACGACACAGATCAAGACCCCATACGATTCGCCCGAGCAAGAGATCAGAACGCTGGCAGAGAACTGGATCGCGGCAATCGTGTCCAACGATGCCACCCGCATCCGAGAATTCATGTCCGAGGACTGGGTGCACGTGTCCGACTACGGCTTCGTCTCGGCCGCGCACTTCTTGAAGGCTGTGGGTTCCGGTGTATTGCGACACTCTGCGATGTCCCGAATCGGGGACCCGCGGATTCAGGTGTACGGTGACCTCGCCGTGTACACAGCCCGTGTCACCAACACGGAGTTCTACCACGACGAGCGCACCGATCGCGACGAGTGGGCCACCGACGTGTACAGCAGGCGAGGTGATTCGTGGATCTGCGTTCTTACGCAAGTCACCAATTCAGGACTGAATCCTTGA